One region of Bdellovibrio bacteriovorus genomic DNA includes:
- a CDS encoding aminopeptidase P family protein, with translation MRKPTFDMNVFAERRKKAGQEIQGGALIVASHPEHIRNHDVHFPYRQDSNLFYLTGWEEPESIMILRPGLVPETVMFVRRRDPERETWDGFRYGPEGCEREFKIDKAYPIDEFSKVAPQLLKEVDRVYYRLFKNPEVDHQMQSVLETVKQMQGRTGYGLLSIHDADTLLGEMRLVKSEFELTQLREACEITAQGHLAAMRFTRPGVTERQVQGVLAHHYFMKGSAREGYNHIVASGNAATTLHYNFNDQVCKDGDLLLIDSGAEYNFYTGDITRTYPVNGKFTDEQARVYEGVLKVQKQIIDFVKPGIVFKDLHEMGTSLLTDLMLELGLLSGRKEDLIQALAQKKYYPHGIGHWLGLDVHDAGLYFKKGEPRPIEANMCFTIEPGLYIPAEDTSAPQKYRGIGIRIEDNIRVTSTGSENMTSSVPKEITDIEKVVGKA, from the coding sequence ATGAGAAAACCCACTTTTGATATGAACGTTTTTGCAGAAAGAAGAAAAAAGGCCGGCCAAGAAATTCAAGGCGGTGCTTTGATCGTGGCTTCTCACCCCGAGCACATTCGCAATCACGATGTGCACTTTCCGTATCGCCAAGATTCAAATCTTTTTTACCTAACAGGTTGGGAAGAGCCTGAATCTATCATGATTCTGCGTCCAGGCTTAGTTCCAGAAACGGTGATGTTCGTTCGTCGCCGTGATCCTGAGCGCGAAACTTGGGACGGCTTCCGTTATGGCCCAGAAGGCTGTGAGCGCGAATTCAAAATCGACAAAGCTTATCCTATTGATGAATTTTCGAAAGTGGCACCACAACTTTTAAAAGAAGTGGACCGCGTTTATTACCGCCTTTTCAAAAATCCTGAAGTAGATCATCAAATGCAAAGTGTTCTAGAGACGGTAAAACAAATGCAGGGCCGCACTGGCTATGGTTTGTTGTCTATCCACGATGCCGACACTTTGTTGGGTGAAATGCGCTTAGTAAAAAGCGAATTTGAACTGACTCAACTTCGCGAGGCTTGTGAAATCACGGCGCAAGGTCACCTGGCGGCGATGCGCTTTACTCGTCCTGGAGTAACTGAACGTCAAGTTCAGGGCGTTCTTGCTCATCACTATTTCATGAAGGGTTCTGCGCGTGAGGGCTATAACCACATCGTAGCTTCAGGAAATGCGGCGACGACATTGCATTACAACTTCAATGATCAAGTTTGCAAAGACGGTGACTTGCTGTTGATCGACTCTGGCGCTGAATACAACTTCTACACGGGTGATATTACAAGAACATATCCAGTGAACGGAAAGTTCACGGATGAGCAGGCTCGTGTGTACGAAGGCGTGTTGAAAGTGCAAAAACAAATCATCGATTTTGTGAAGCCGGGCATTGTGTTTAAAGATCTGCACGAGATGGGAACATCTTTGTTAACGGATCTTATGTTAGAGCTAGGCCTGCTTTCAGGTCGCAAAGAAGATTTGATTCAAGCTTTGGCGCAGAAGAAGTACTACCCACACGGCATCGGCCACTGGTTAGGTCTTGATGTGCACGACGCAGGACTTTACTTTAAAAAAGGTGAGCCTCGTCCGATTGAAGCCAATATGTGCTTCACGATTGAGCCGGGTCTTTACATCCCTGCCGAAGATACATCAGCACCTCAGAAGTACCGTGGCATCGGCATTCGTATCGAGGATAATATCCGCGTGACGTCGACAGGTTCAGAGAACATGACTTCATCTGTTCCTAAAGAAATCACAGACATCGAAAAGGTAGTTGGGAAAGCTTAG
- a CDS encoding HAD family hydrolase produces MKYKDYSIEIWNRINTTLDQVLKEDSAPVAAFDADGTLWDIDLGETFFHYQIDNKLVELPPHAWNHYESMKAENPQKAYLWLAQVCKGQRLEQVHEWARQAVKDQAPLPVFLEQKRLIDLFLSRGVKVFVVTASVKWAVEPGAEMLGLKKDDVIGIETTIENGLITDTQKGLITYRQGKVDALLQHTGGKKPFFASGNTMGDFQLLQSATRLSLAVSAASRDDKLFKTEHELQQHAETNSWLSHRFVG; encoded by the coding sequence ATGAAATACAAAGACTATTCGATCGAGATTTGGAACCGCATAAATACGACACTAGACCAAGTTTTGAAAGAGGATTCTGCACCCGTCGCCGCATTTGATGCCGATGGAACACTGTGGGATATCGATCTGGGAGAAACTTTTTTCCACTATCAAATCGACAACAAACTTGTCGAGCTTCCGCCGCATGCCTGGAATCACTACGAATCAATGAAGGCCGAAAATCCACAGAAAGCCTACCTTTGGCTAGCACAAGTCTGTAAAGGCCAAAGACTGGAGCAAGTGCACGAGTGGGCGCGACAAGCCGTGAAGGACCAAGCTCCCCTCCCGGTTTTTCTGGAGCAGAAAAGACTGATCGATCTGTTTCTTTCTCGCGGCGTAAAAGTTTTTGTCGTCACGGCTTCAGTGAAGTGGGCCGTCGAGCCTGGGGCAGAAATGCTAGGGCTTAAAAAAGATGATGTTATCGGAATTGAAACAACGATTGAAAACGGCTTGATCACCGATACTCAAAAAGGCCTGATCACCTACCGCCAAGGAAAAGTGGATGCTCTCCTTCAACATACCGGTGGTAAAAAGCCTTTCTTTGCCTCCGGAAATACCATGGGTGATTTCCAACTTCTGCAATCCGCGACACGCTTAAGCTTGGCAGTCAGTGCCGCCTCACGCGACGATAAGCTTTTTAAAACTGAGCATGAGTTGCAACAGCATGCTGAAACCAATTCCTGGCTGTCTCACCGATTTGTGGGATAA
- a CDS encoding glycerol-3-phosphate dehydrogenase/oxidase encodes MKNFSFANRIQNINKMKTQEFDLVIIGGGINGAGVARDASARGMKVALIEARDFASGTSSKSSKLIHGGIRYLENMEFKLVFEALNERTRLFEMAPHLVHPLRFMIPLYKESRVGMTKMGMGMWLYDALSLFQAPEMHERLNAKHSLERMPAIRSENLLGSYIYSDAYMDDDRLVHETLRSANDNGALCANYVKSTGAQYENGKITAVTCEDQVSKDKFAIKARHVISSVGPWTDQVAQNLLRDWKKILRPTKGIHLTLPKHRLPLTSAVVMGAEKSDRIVFGIPRHEMIIIGTTDTDFKESPENVTTTPEDVKYLLSITDHYFPGAKITAHDVIASYAGVRPLVQDGSASEGKTSREHTILNDDAGITFVAGGKYTTYRLMCQQTVDRALESFTLEERVKFAKADTAKPLNSYTSVDAFHQAQSLADAWSKETARPLEDIKLLTERYGLEAAEILEKYSENYSYWQLEAAQAIDATMCLHLSDFYSRRVPLFLADRNHGVKHLDEIGAVFQEKLGWSDQRLHEEKHNLTAYMAHEVEWKKHF; translated from the coding sequence ATGAAGAATTTTTCCTTCGCCAATCGTATCCAGAATATCAACAAAATGAAGACTCAGGAATTTGATCTGGTAATAATTGGGGGAGGAATTAACGGTGCCGGTGTGGCACGAGATGCCTCGGCGCGCGGAATGAAGGTCGCGTTGATTGAAGCCCGCGACTTCGCATCCGGCACGTCTTCAAAATCCAGCAAACTCATCCATGGCGGAATTCGTTATTTAGAAAACATGGAATTCAAACTGGTGTTTGAAGCCTTGAACGAGCGCACGCGTTTGTTTGAAATGGCTCCGCACCTTGTGCATCCTCTTCGATTTATGATTCCTTTGTACAAGGAAAGTCGTGTGGGCATGACCAAAATGGGTATGGGCATGTGGCTCTATGACGCTCTTTCTTTGTTTCAAGCACCTGAAATGCACGAACGCTTGAATGCAAAACATTCTTTAGAAAGAATGCCCGCGATCCGCAGTGAAAACCTTTTGGGATCTTATATTTATTCTGATGCTTACATGGATGATGACCGTTTGGTGCACGAAACCTTGCGTTCTGCGAACGACAACGGGGCTCTTTGCGCTAACTATGTAAAGTCCACAGGGGCTCAGTACGAAAACGGAAAAATCACAGCCGTCACATGCGAAGATCAAGTTAGCAAAGATAAGTTTGCAATCAAAGCTCGTCATGTCATTAGCAGTGTGGGGCCATGGACAGATCAAGTGGCACAGAATCTTCTGCGCGACTGGAAAAAAATTCTTCGTCCCACAAAAGGCATTCACTTAACTTTGCCAAAACATCGTCTGCCTTTAACAAGTGCAGTGGTGATGGGAGCGGAAAAAAGTGATCGTATTGTCTTTGGAATTCCTCGTCACGAAATGATTATTATAGGAACTACCGACACAGACTTTAAAGAATCGCCAGAGAACGTGACGACTACGCCGGAAGATGTGAAATACCTGCTGTCTATTACCGATCACTATTTTCCAGGTGCTAAAATTACCGCACACGATGTGATTGCAAGTTACGCCGGCGTAAGACCCTTAGTTCAAGACGGTTCTGCATCTGAAGGAAAAACAAGTCGTGAACACACGATTCTGAATGATGATGCAGGAATTACTTTCGTTGCCGGAGGAAAGTACACGACCTATCGCTTGATGTGCCAACAGACGGTGGACCGCGCTTTAGAATCTTTCACCCTCGAAGAGCGTGTGAAGTTTGCTAAAGCGGATACGGCAAAGCCTTTAAATTCTTATACAAGTGTCGATGCCTTCCATCAGGCGCAAAGTCTTGCGGATGCTTGGTCAAAAGAAACTGCTCGTCCTTTGGAAGACATCAAATTATTGACTGAAAGATATGGTCTTGAAGCGGCTGAGATCCTAGAAAAATATTCTGAAAATTATAGCTATTGGCAGCTCGAAGCGGCACAAGCTATCGACGCCACTATGTGTTTGCACTTAAGTGATTTCTATTCGCGCCGAGTTCCGTTGTTCCTAGCGGATCGCAATCACGGAGTGAAACACCTCGACGAAATCGGTGCGGTTTTCCAAGAAAAGTTAGGCTGGAGTGACCAGCGTCTTCATGAAGAAAAACACAACCTCACAGCCTACATGGCTCATGAAGTTGAATGGAAAAAACACTTCTAA
- a CDS encoding rod shape-determining protein has product MSFFDKVQDYFSNDIAIDLGTANTLVYVKGRGIILDEPSVVAVQKNYRGMQNRVLAVGKEAKDMLGRTPGSIVAIRPIKDGVIADFEVTQSMLKYFIGKSLGEKKSFIRPRIIICVPYGITQVEKRAVKEAAQSAGAREVYLIEEPMAAAIGAGLPITEPSGNMVVDMGGGTTGVAVISLGGIVYCKSIKVAGDKFDEAIVNYVRRQFNLLIGERTAENIKIQIGNAYPFEEEKSMEIKGRDLVAGAPKTIEITSSQVNDALMDPLSEVVDAVRTALEKTPPELASDIVDNGIVLTGGGALLANLDVLLRERTGLPVSIAEDPLSCVVMGSGKVLDQLDLLRQLTVD; this is encoded by the coding sequence ATGAGTTTTTTTGACAAAGTTCAAGATTATTTTTCGAATGATATTGCCATTGACCTTGGCACCGCTAACACCCTTGTTTACGTAAAAGGACGTGGAATTATTCTCGACGAGCCTTCTGTGGTTGCGGTTCAAAAAAATTATCGCGGAATGCAAAACCGTGTTCTAGCGGTAGGTAAAGAAGCCAAAGATATGTTGGGTCGTACACCTGGCAGCATCGTCGCAATTCGCCCCATCAAAGACGGCGTTATCGCGGACTTCGAAGTCACTCAGTCCATGTTGAAATACTTCATCGGAAAATCTTTGGGCGAGAAAAAATCTTTCATCCGTCCTCGTATCATCATCTGCGTTCCTTACGGAATCACGCAGGTGGAAAAACGTGCCGTGAAAGAAGCTGCTCAATCCGCAGGAGCACGTGAAGTTTATTTGATCGAAGAACCAATGGCAGCCGCGATCGGTGCAGGTCTTCCAATCACAGAACCATCTGGAAACATGGTTGTGGATATGGGTGGCGGTACGACAGGTGTTGCTGTGATCTCTTTGGGTGGTATTGTTTACTGTAAATCTATCAAAGTTGCGGGCGATAAATTCGACGAAGCAATCGTGAACTACGTTCGTCGCCAGTTCAACTTGTTGATCGGTGAAAGAACAGCTGAAAATATCAAAATCCAAATCGGTAACGCTTATCCATTTGAAGAAGAAAAATCGATGGAAATTAAAGGTCGTGACCTTGTTGCCGGTGCTCCAAAAACTATCGAAATCACTTCTTCGCAAGTGAACGATGCTTTGATGGATCCTTTGTCTGAAGTAGTTGATGCTGTTCGTACGGCGCTTGAAAAAACTCCACCGGAATTAGCTTCTGATATCGTTGATAACGGTATCGTACTTACGGGCGGTGGTGCTTTGCTAGCGAACCTTGATGTGTTGCTAAGAGAAAGAACAGGTCTTCCCGTTTCTATCGCAGAAGATCCTTTAAGCTGCGTAGTAATGGGTTCTGGTAAAGTTCTCGACCAGCTTGATCTTCTCAGACAGCTTACAGTCGACTAA